A stretch of Rhododendron vialii isolate Sample 1 chromosome 4a, ASM3025357v1 DNA encodes these proteins:
- the LOC131324182 gene encoding uncharacterized protein LOC131324182, with amino-acid sequence MDRNLYNAASEGKVDVLRQHFDQLESQATANRNTALHVAAQFGRSQCVAAILEVCPSLLLRRVNNRGETPLHMAAREGNPEIVEVLIESAKKMEQELESCLGGEAKKMLRATNVDGDTALHMAVRNCHMEKDKHLEMVRLLTREEPEFQHPTNNAKETPLYLAAERGSEDIVVTLLEICTSPTYGGPGGRTALHAAALKDHFTGRLTKALLEWKKDPINQADEYGWTPLHYAACNESGKGSVKELLEMDISVAFITTTNKDGLETALHISAAHGHVDVMKELLSYNPDCWEMVNSKGQNVLHIAVDMNRNSVIYFILCQSWVGQLINQKDSEGNTPLHVLIASDCNADELWELKQLWWHRRADHHAFNGKNMTPVDLVWSNLMEERMSTFTATYIMVSTYVLIA; translated from the exons ATGGATCGTAACCTGTACAATGCTGCTAGTGAAGGCAAAGTTGATGTCCTCCGGCAACACTTTGATCAACTAGAAAGCCAAGCCACTGCCAATAGAAACACTGCTCTCCACGTGGCAGCCCAATTCGGCCGATCGCAATGTGTGGCCGCGATCCTAGAAGTGTGCCCCTCGTTGTTGTTACGCCGAGTGAACAACAGAGGGGAAACGCCACTTCATATGGCGGCGAGGGAAGGGAACCCTGAAATAGTCGAAGTGCTCATTGAGAGTGCGAAAAAGATGGAGCAAGAACTTGAAAGCTGCTTGGGTGGGGAAGCTAAGAAGATGTTAAGGGCGACCAATGTTGACGGAGACACGGCCTTGCACATGGCGGTGCGGAATTGCCACATGGAAAAGGACAAGCACTTGGAAATGGTCAGATTGTTAACCAGAGAAGAACCTGAGTTTCAACATCCCACCAACAATGCTAAGGAAACTCCACTTTACCTGGCTGCTGAGCGAGGTAGCGAGGACATAGTGGTTACGCTCTTGGAAATTTGCACATCACCAACTTATGGCGGCCCTGGTGGAAGAACAGCATTGCACGCGGCAGCACTTAAAGATCACTTCACAG GTCGACTTACAAAAGCATTGTTGGAATGGAAGAAAGATCCAATCAATCAAGCAGATGAGTATGGGTGGACACCACTTCACTATGCTGCATGCAATGAGAGTGGAAAGGGATCAGTTAAGGAACTACTAGAAATGGATATATCAGTGGCATTCATTACCACTACAAACAAGGACGGTCTGGAAACAGCTCTTCACATTTCCGCAGCTCATGGGCACGTAGATGTAATGAAAGAGCTTTTATCATACAATCCAGATTGTTGGGAGATGGTCAATAGTAAAGGGCAGAATGTCCTTCATATTGCTGTAGACATGAACAGGAACTCAGTGATTTATTTTATATTATGTCAGTCCTGGGTTGGGCAACTTATAAACCAAAAGGACAGTGAAGGTAACACACCTCTCCACGTACTTATTGCTTCCGATTGCAATGCTGATGAGCTATGGGAGCTGAAACAGCTATGGTGGCATCGTAGAGCAGATCATCATGCTTTCAATGGCAAAAACATGACTCCCGTGGATTTAGTGTGGTCCAATCTTATGGAGGAAAGGATGTCGACCTTCACTGCAACATACATTATGGTAAGTACATATGTTCTCATTGCATGA
- the LOC131324186 gene encoding zinc finger BED domain-containing protein RICESLEEPER 2-like codes for MRYCAHILNLIIVEELKDMSESILPIRDVVRYVKSSPQRMETFKKCVKKEKIKSKQIVCLDVYTRWNSTYLMLEVAIKFEKAFQRMGEEDSSFIKFFSIKEGDEDLSLEGEGDQGGSHGHRVPTPRQATVPNKLDWKKCGLFVTFLKLFYDATKKFSASLFVTSNVFFHELFEVETHIDESILSGDSFMSKIAIEMKRKFQTYWGDVEKFNSLLYVAVALDPQYKLRLVKFCYTRSKGKAVGEKMEK; via the coding sequence ATGCGATATTGTGCACACATTTTGAATCTTATTATTGTTGAGGAGTTGAAAGATATGAGTGAATCTATTTTGCCTATTCGTGATGTTGTGAGGTATGTGAAATCTTCTCCACAAAGAATGGAGACTTTCAAGAAGTGTGTGAAGAAGGAGAAAATTAAATCGAAACAAATTGTGTGTCTTGATGTGTATACTCGGTGGAATTCCACTTACTTGATGTTAGAAGTAGCCATCAAATTTGAGAAGGCATTCCAAAGAATGGGGGAGGAAGACAGTAGTTTCATAAAATTCTTTAGCATAAAAGAAGGCGATGAGGATTTGTCATTGGAGGGCGAGGGTGACCAAGGTGGGAGCCATGGCCATAGGGTCCCAACTCCAAGACAAGCAACTGTCCCAAACAAGCTtgattggaagaagtgtgggtTGTTTGTTacatttttaaaacttttctaTGATGCAACCAAAAAATTTTCAGCTTCTCTTTTTGTCACATCCAATGTGTTCTTTCATGAGTTGTTTGAGGTTGAAACCCATATAGATGAATCAATCCTCAGCGGAGATTCTTTTATGTCTAAGATAGCaattgaaatgaaaagaaaatttcagaCGTATTGGGGGGATGTAGAGAAATTCAATTCCTTACTTTATGTGGCGGTGGCACTTGATCCCCAGTATAAGTTAAGGTTAGTGAAGTTTTGCTATACAAGATCCAAAGGGAAGGCGGTGGGtgagaaaatggagaaataa
- the LOC131324183 gene encoding uncharacterized protein LOC131324183, translated as MGSFNPLAIILKENKLTGPNYVDWKRNLNIVLTAEGHKYVLSTACPPIPEENATEHEAKPYKDWVKADEMARCYILASMSNILQHQHQAMETASDMMLNLKEMFGDQNRAARLVAMKELVSITHVEGTPVRDHVLKMIALLNELEILGAEIDGETQIDFVLNSLQSESFKQFRLTYSMNKMHLSLAELLKELQAAEGLLVAKKPPSMLVAEKASTSKPKGKKKQN; from the coding sequence atgggctctttcaatccacttgccattattctcaaagaaaataaacttactggaccaaactatgttgactggaaaagaaacttgaatattgtgttaactgctgagggacacaaatatgtgctatctacggcgtgccctcctatacctgaagaaaatgccacagaacatgaagcaaagccttataaagattgggttaaggctgatgagatggcgcggtgttatattttggcttctatgtcgaatatattgcaacatcagcatcaagctatggaaactgcttctgatatgatgctgaacctcaaagaaatgtttggggatcagaatcgggcagcaaggctagttgctatgaaagaattggtgagcatcacccatgttgaagggaccccggttagggatcatgttctaaagatgatagctcttcttaatgaactagagatccttggagctgaaattgatggggaaacccagatcgatttcgttctcaactcactgcagtctgagagttttaagcagtttcgcctaacttattctatgaacaaaatgcatttatctttggcggaacttcttaaggaactccaagcagctgagggtcttttggttgcgaagaaaccaccatcaatgctagtggcagagaaggcttctacttctaagccgaaaggcaagaaaaaacagaat
- the LOC131323982 gene encoding uncharacterized mitochondrial protein AtMg00810-like produces the protein MKDLGELSYFLGIEVVKHGRSLILSQSKYAKDLLVKAGMYECKPSPSPSSTKPAILDPDSSFEDSHWYRTIVGSLQYLTLTKPEISFAVNLACQHMHAPKQSHYIAVKRILRYIKGCIHQGLYFVPGPLHITGFSDADWAGDHVDRRSTTGFCLFLGPNLISWCAKKQHTVARSSTEAEYRALAQTAADVSWIQQLLLDVHIDVSLPHVIWCDNQSAIALASNPIYHARTKHVEVDYHYIREKVLSK, from the coding sequence ATGAAAGATTTGGGAGAGCTTAGCTATTTTTTGGGTATCGAGGTTGTGAAGCATGGTAGAAGTCTGATTCTTTCCCAAAGCAAGTATGCCAAAGATCTTCTTGTTAAGGCTGGTATGTATGAATGCAAGCCCAgtccttctccttcttctacAAAACCTGCCATTCTTGATCCTGATTCTAGTTTTGAAGATTCTCATTGGTACAGAACTATTGTGGGATCCCTACAATATCTTACTCTCACTAAACCAGAGATTTCATTTGCTGTAAACCTGGCATGTCAACACATGCATGCTCCAAAACAGAGTCATTACATTGCTGTAAAAAGAATATTGAGGTACATCAAAGGGTGCATACATCAAGGTCTATATTTTGTACCTGGTCCTTTGCACATCACAGGATTTagtgatgcagattgggctgggGATCATGTCGATAGGCGTTCTACCACTGGCTTCTGTTTGTTCTTGGGCCCCAATCTGATCTCTTGGTGTGCTAAGAAACAACATACCGTGGCTCGATCTTCCACCGAAGCTGAATACAGGGCTTTGGCACAGACTGCAGCTGATGTTTCTTGGATTCAGCAACTCCTCCTTGATGTTCATATTGATGTTTCATTACCTCATGTTATCTGGTGTGACAATCAGTCTGCCATTGCTTTGGCATCTAATCCCATCTACCATGCTAGAACCAAGCATGTCGAAGTAGATTATCATTACATCAGAGAAAAGGTTCTCAGTAAATAG